Proteins co-encoded in one Candidatus Bathyarchaeum sp. genomic window:
- a CDS encoding Zn-ribbon domain-containing OB-fold protein, whose protein sequence is MSVEYPFTVATFYKFITEKKLKAAKCDNCGSVLLPPKPMCTTCFSVNLKWIDVNNTGKLLSYTVIHVAPEQFQSMVPYIVGIIEFDGGLRLPGIIKDVTSEQIEIGMKLKIDFDETTSDNWPKWNRYFFRLA, encoded by the coding sequence ATGTCTGTTGAATATCCGTTTACTGTAGCAACTTTTTACAAGTTTATAACCGAAAAAAAACTCAAGGCAGCAAAATGTGACAACTGCGGAAGCGTACTTTTGCCGCCCAAACCCATGTGTACCACATGTTTTTCTGTTAACCTGAAATGGATTGATGTTAATAACACTGGAAAATTGCTTAGCTACACTGTTATTCATGTTGCACCCGAACAATTTCAGTCCATGGTTCCCTACATTGTTGGAATAATAGAGTTTGATGGTGGACTTCGTCTTCCAGGCATAATTAAAGATGTGACTTCTGAACAAATCGAGATTGGTATGAAACTAAAAATAGATTTTGATGAAACAACTTCAGATAACTGGCCCAAATGGAACAGATACTTCTTCAGGCTAGCCTAG
- a CDS encoding HAD family hydrolase: protein MINTVIFDLDGTLTEFNLDVKACRIEVIHRLSKQGIPEELLSLNESAFDMLLKVKNHLGPKTPEETIRDIKNMIFSIVESHELQAAKETKLFTGISETLGTLKKMNLKMGLCTISSQRASGYILSRFRIEEFFDAVFPRESVLAVKPNPIHLKAVLDSLKVSAQEAMFVGDSVKDVICANRLGVLAVGVPTGLSSVEQLKGSGSHYIVSSVTEIPKLVMQLNKKSRLA from the coding sequence ATGATTAACACAGTAATTTTTGATCTTGATGGTACGCTTACGGAGTTTAATTTAGATGTTAAAGCGTGCAGAATTGAGGTTATTCATCGTCTGAGCAAACAGGGAATTCCCGAAGAGCTGCTTTCTTTAAACGAAAGTGCTTTTGACATGTTACTTAAAGTAAAAAATCATCTAGGACCAAAAACTCCTGAAGAAACAATTCGTGACATCAAAAACATGATATTTTCAATTGTAGAAAGCCATGAACTGCAGGCGGCTAAAGAAACAAAACTGTTCACGGGAATATCAGAAACCCTAGGCACATTAAAAAAAATGAACCTGAAAATGGGCTTATGCACAATAAGCAGCCAAAGAGCTTCAGGATATATTCTTAGTCGTTTTCGTATTGAGGAGTTTTTTGATGCAGTCTTTCCTAGAGAATCAGTTTTAGCGGTTAAACCAAATCCTATACATCTAAAAGCAGTACTAGATTCATTGAAAGTTAGTGCACAAGAAGCAATGTTTGTAGGTGACAGCGTCAAAGATGTAATTTGCGCGAACCGTCTTGGGGTTCTTGCTGTTGGGGTACCCACAGGGCTTTCGTCTGTAGAGCAACTGAAAGGTTCGGGGTCTCATTACATTGTTTCATCAGTCACTGAAATACCTAAACTGGTAATGCAACTTAACAAAAAATCTAGGCTAGCCTGA
- a CDS encoding LysR family transcriptional regulator, translated as MSNNDNHKVSCKIWLEYRGQPLLGKGGAKILETIKQVESISVAAKKAGMSYRYVWNYLSKLQRRLGEPVVITYKGGNKGGGGAKLTDLGAKLIDEYKQAEAYMKKNIGTQALTDDNNSKNRLEATVCSIDERAKTSNVTVTLKTPVNLTISVTKKSVEALNLKPNDDIEALIKASDITIAKVDANKD; from the coding sequence ATGAGCAATAACGACAACCACAAAGTATCTTGCAAAATCTGGCTCGAATATCGAGGACAACCCCTTCTCGGAAAAGGCGGAGCAAAAATTTTAGAAACAATCAAACAAGTAGAATCCATTTCTGTTGCAGCAAAAAAAGCTGGAATGTCTTACAGGTACGTCTGGAATTATTTATCCAAACTCCAAAGAAGACTGGGAGAACCCGTAGTCATCACCTACAAAGGAGGCAACAAAGGGGGAGGAGGCGCCAAACTTACGGACCTAGGTGCCAAACTAATCGATGAATACAAACAAGCCGAAGCATACATGAAAAAAAACATAGGTACACAAGCATTGACAGATGATAACAATTCAAAAAATCGTTTGGAAGCAACTGTTTGCTCAATAGATGAACGCGCAAAAACATCTAACGTTACAGTTACGCTAAAAACACCCGTAAATCTAACAATAAGTGTAACCAAAAAATCAGTTGAAGCCCTTAATTTGAAGCCTAACGACGATATTGAGGCTCTAATCAAGGCATCAGACATAACAATCGCAAAAGTTGACGCAAACAAAGACTAG
- a CDS encoding secondary thiamine-phosphate synthase enzyme YjbQ, which produces MTVFNEKIVFSTRGEIELKDITGKVHDVVQKSGIKNGLVHVFAPHATGVLILTEHEPSLDQDVKEFLEKIIPKHGNYHHPSNAHSHLRSMLLSPDKTLPVIDGQVIFGTWQSLVFVETDVYSRQRTIIMQVIGE; this is translated from the coding sequence ATGACTGTCTTTAATGAAAAAATAGTTTTTTCTACCCGTGGCGAAATTGAACTAAAGGACATCACTGGAAAGGTTCATGACGTTGTACAAAAGTCAGGAATCAAAAATGGTTTGGTTCACGTTTTTGCTCCTCATGCAACAGGTGTGTTAATTCTAACGGAACATGAACCTAGCCTCGACCAGGACGTTAAAGAGTTTCTTGAAAAAATCATACCCAAACATGGAAATTATCACCACCCTTCTAATGCCCATTCCCATTTACGTTCAATGCTTTTGAGTCCCGACAAGACCCTTCCTGTCATCGATGGACAAGTGATTTTTGGCACTTGGCAATCATTAGTTTTCGTGGAAACTGACGTGTACTCCAGACAAAGAACGATAATCATGCAAGTCATAGGCGAATAA
- a CDS encoding 50S ribosome-binding GTPase, which translates to MPANLPPEAINKYREASLARKPEEKIKKLQEFMSLFPKHKGTENLRAQVKRKISLLKKEIEDKKQKRTGSATGPKVFVEKEGDAQIVLLGPTNVGRSSLLSTLTNSKVAVLNYPYTTTEPTPGMFNYNDLQLQMVETPAIMKGSSEGGSWGLQTLTSARNADGLVLMVDLSQDPVEQLKLIMSELEKSKILTKKPKARIEIEKKYMGAKLKFIVLGKLIDCDVKDLTRLLKSYGIRDATIKIWGEATLDDVEEAVFEGKVYRPAVVIANKSDHPLASERLKQLKKFVGNSMKVIGVSCATKEGMKDIGSDIFGMLDIMRVYTKEPNKRDASPRPFTIKKGSTVFDLAKRIHSDFYEQFSYAKIWGKRLRFSPQRVGGTFVLEDGDTVELHMK; encoded by the coding sequence ATGCCAGCAAATCTTCCGCCCGAAGCTATAAACAAATACCGCGAAGCCTCTCTTGCTAGAAAACCTGAGGAAAAAATCAAGAAGCTCCAAGAATTCATGAGTCTTTTTCCTAAACATAAAGGAACTGAGAACCTTCGGGCACAGGTTAAACGGAAGATTTCATTACTCAAAAAAGAAATTGAGGATAAAAAACAGAAAAGAACTGGTTCAGCGACTGGTCCTAAAGTTTTTGTAGAAAAAGAGGGGGATGCTCAAATTGTTCTGTTAGGACCGACAAATGTTGGGCGCAGTAGTTTGTTGTCTACGCTAACTAATTCAAAAGTTGCAGTGCTAAATTATCCGTACACGACTACAGAACCAACACCAGGGATGTTTAATTACAATGACCTGCAGTTGCAGATGGTAGAAACCCCGGCAATTATGAAGGGTTCATCAGAAGGTGGTTCATGGGGGTTACAAACTTTGACTTCCGCCCGAAACGCTGACGGCTTGGTTTTGATGGTTGATTTATCACAGGACCCCGTTGAGCAACTTAAGCTAATTATGAGTGAGTTGGAAAAGTCAAAAATTCTTACAAAAAAACCCAAGGCACGTATCGAGATAGAAAAAAAGTACATGGGTGCTAAGTTAAAGTTCATAGTTTTAGGAAAATTGATTGATTGTGACGTTAAAGATTTGACGCGCCTTCTGAAAAGTTACGGCATACGTGATGCTACAATCAAAATTTGGGGCGAGGCTACTCTTGATGACGTTGAAGAGGCTGTTTTTGAAGGGAAAGTATACCGTCCAGCAGTCGTTATTGCGAACAAGTCTGATCACCCTTTGGCTTCTGAGCGTCTAAAACAGTTGAAAAAGTTTGTTGGCAACAGCATGAAAGTCATTGGTGTTTCATGTGCCACCAAAGAAGGCATGAAAGACATAGGTTCAGACATTTTTGGTATGCTAGACATTATGAGGGTTTACACCAAAGAACCCAACAAACGAGATGCTTCTCCACGTCCTTTTACTATCAAGAAAGGGTCAACAGTTTTCGATTTAGCAAAACGTATCCACAGTGATTTTTATGAACAATTTTCATATGCCAAAATCTGGGGAAAACGGCTCCGATTTAGTCCACAACGGGTCGGAGGAACCTTTGTTTTAGAAGACGGAGACACAGTAGAACTGCACATGAAGTGA
- a CDS encoding methyltransferase domain-containing protein has protein sequence MTDNPSYDHSKNHHNHLFDPKNIQRLESKDRKAQQDPQKIIKLLSLDAPDIVADLGCGAGYFAIPLSHRVSKVYGIDVQQEMLDYLAQKLQKQNITNIKLLLSKDGNQIPLESKSVTALLSVMTLHEFQDKNQMIKEIQRVLRPGGKVLIIDFKKEDAISGPPVSIRVSQQQAIELFAKENLSLIDSRDLKSHYLLIFQK, from the coding sequence TTGACAGATAATCCATCGTATGATCACTCTAAAAATCATCATAATCACCTGTTTGACCCAAAAAACATCCAAAGACTAGAATCAAAAGACCGAAAAGCACAACAAGACCCCCAAAAAATAATCAAATTATTATCGCTTGACGCACCAGACATTGTTGCAGACTTGGGCTGTGGAGCAGGATATTTTGCAATTCCCCTTTCTCACAGGGTCAGTAAAGTTTACGGCATTGATGTTCAACAAGAAATGCTAGACTACTTGGCTCAAAAACTCCAAAAACAAAACATAACAAACATTAAGCTGTTGCTTTCAAAAGATGGAAACCAGATTCCACTGGAATCAAAAAGTGTAACTGCTTTGTTATCCGTAATGACTCTTCATGAATTCCAAGACAAAAACCAGATGATCAAAGAAATCCAAAGAGTCCTTCGACCCGGGGGAAAAGTTCTGATAATAGATTTTAAAAAAGAAGATGCAATATCTGGACCTCCAGTTTCAATAAGGGTTTCTCAACAACAAGCAATAGAATTGTTCGCAAAAGAAAACTTGAGCTTAATTGACTCCCGGGACCTTAAGTCTCATTATCTGCTAATATTTCAAAAATAG
- a CDS encoding ABC transporter ATP-binding protein — protein MKEKVVVASRVCKQFDIDSIVVRALNEINLKVNAGEFICLYGPSGAGKTSLLNIIGGLDKPTSGKISVFDHELGTYTEDFLATFRATHVGFVFQSYNLISTLTAKENIAFAMELAGWKSDRINARSEALLKMVGLEQRKNHFPAQLSGGERQRIAFARALANEPPLLLADEPTGNLDTGTGLEIFRILEQIKNDGKTVIVATHDERLLELASRSLYLKGGRLMQYE, from the coding sequence ATGAAAGAAAAAGTTGTAGTAGCTTCGCGGGTATGCAAGCAATTTGATATTGACAGCATAGTTGTTAGAGCGCTTAATGAGATAAATCTCAAAGTTAATGCAGGTGAGTTTATTTGTTTATATGGTCCTTCAGGCGCGGGAAAAACAAGCTTACTTAACATAATTGGGGGATTAGACAAACCTACTAGTGGAAAAATTTCGGTATTTGACCATGAACTTGGAACATACACTGAAGACTTTTTGGCTACTTTTCGTGCAACCCATGTGGGCTTTGTTTTTCAGTCTTACAACCTAATTTCAACTTTGACTGCTAAAGAAAATATCGCATTTGCTATGGAACTGGCAGGTTGGAAAAGCGATCGAATTAACGCGCGATCTGAAGCGTTACTCAAAATGGTTGGATTAGAGCAGCGCAAGAACCATTTTCCTGCACAACTCAGCGGTGGTGAACGACAAAGAATAGCTTTTGCTCGGGCATTAGCTAACGAACCGCCTTTGCTTCTTGCTGATGAACCAACAGGAAACTTGGATACTGGAACAGGGCTAGAAATTTTTCGGATTCTTGAGCAGATTAAAAACGATGGGAAAACAGTCATTGTGGCCACTCACGACGAAAGATTACTGGAGCTTGCAAGTCGTTCGTTATATCTTAAGGGTGGGAGACTCATGCAATATGAGTGA
- a CDS encoding FtsX-like permease family protein, with product MSEIGFPIKDLTRRKQQTTLTFVGLTIATSATVFLVLFGSNLGFEISLFTQSSQLSSGFHSIFSQFIRAVSILNLVTGPIIASFLIYLIMSTRMRDIGIMKASGCLSGSVFAYFFTELSLILIFSTVAGLIFGTLSYYCSTFFLNRVGFSVSQKLDLVAVFVVAIVLVIFSHIFGALPVRKAAKAKPTDALSPIYEQESNASVGSNFPSRFGFTLKFVYRNLVRRQSTTIQAIICFTAVLTLTTVILTGGLISKETTSSYVERAIGENVVVIGHPTLTERYVALLSQFFEPKTLEELDYLDSKYAISEEFVTNLETLQGTTIVDARLVLETVVREGMGVVLDPVEQSNAILIGSNRTDTALVLGVHPEKVVNDWLFYGKKIGVNDQNVAMIGASLANNMFEDAMNQRIRVFDNNGLLCEISGTCIDPLNNGKVVYLPVETLQADTETAGYNLVFVQINSSDTEAFDELGKMASEQDFSAINLDSVVKKHTSFLNNIWSLVMFLPLFTVVTAVVALFSYITLSVSGQQHEFGIMKALGAKQKTITKIIFCQASLIILVSGLIGVSAGLFITFEFLLPDPVISTSTVRSVIITLSVILGLLCISSLYPALKTTKKTVISGLSANG from the coding sequence ATGAGTGAAATTGGATTTCCCATAAAAGATTTGACCAGACGAAAACAACAAACAACGCTAACTTTTGTTGGTTTAACTATTGCTACGTCGGCAACAGTTTTTTTGGTGCTTTTTGGTAGTAACCTCGGTTTTGAAATTTCATTATTTACACAAAGTAGCCAATTATCCAGCGGCTTTCACAGCATATTTTCTCAATTTATTCGGGCTGTTAGCATTCTAAATCTTGTAACGGGTCCGATAATAGCGTCATTTTTGATTTATTTGATAATGTCTACTCGAATGCGAGACATCGGAATAATGAAAGCTTCAGGCTGTTTAAGTGGATCCGTTTTTGCTTATTTTTTTACGGAACTTTCATTAATTTTAATATTTAGCACAGTAGCAGGACTAATTTTTGGGACCTTAAGTTATTATTGTTCTACTTTTTTTCTAAACAGGGTAGGTTTTTCTGTTTCACAAAAACTTGATCTTGTTGCAGTTTTTGTTGTTGCGATTGTTTTAGTTATTTTTTCGCACATTTTCGGTGCTTTACCCGTAAGAAAAGCAGCAAAAGCAAAACCAACAGATGCTTTATCACCAATATACGAACAAGAATCAAATGCAAGTGTTGGCAGCAACTTTCCTTCTAGGTTTGGCTTCACTCTCAAATTTGTTTATCGAAACTTGGTTCGCAGACAATCAACAACAATTCAAGCAATAATCTGTTTTACAGCCGTTTTAACATTGACTACAGTAATACTCACAGGCGGTCTAATATCTAAAGAAACAACTTCAAGTTATGTTGAACGCGCAATAGGAGAAAATGTTGTCGTTATCGGACATCCAACCCTTACAGAACGTTATGTTGCATTACTTTCTCAGTTTTTTGAACCTAAAACCCTTGAAGAATTGGATTATTTAGACTCAAAATATGCAATTTCTGAGGAGTTTGTAACCAATTTGGAAACGCTTCAAGGCACAACTATAGTTGATGCGCGATTAGTTCTAGAAACAGTAGTTAGAGAAGGCATGGGTGTAGTACTTGACCCTGTAGAGCAAAGTAACGCCATACTAATTGGAAGTAACAGAACAGATACCGCACTAGTTCTAGGGGTTCACCCCGAAAAAGTTGTTAACGATTGGCTATTTTATGGCAAAAAGATAGGGGTAAACGACCAAAATGTTGCAATGATTGGGGCTTCACTAGCTAATAATATGTTTGAGGATGCTATGAATCAAAGAATTAGAGTTTTTGACAACAATGGGCTACTTTGTGAAATATCAGGAACCTGTATTGACCCTCTGAATAACGGAAAAGTTGTTTATTTGCCCGTAGAAACCCTGCAGGCAGACACTGAAACAGCAGGGTACAATCTTGTTTTTGTTCAAATTAACTCTTCAGACACAGAAGCTTTTGATGAACTGGGCAAAATGGCTTCAGAACAAGATTTTAGTGCAATAAATCTTGATTCAGTTGTTAAAAAACATACTAGTTTCTTGAATAACATTTGGTCTTTGGTTATGTTTTTACCCCTTTTTACAGTGGTAACTGCAGTTGTTGCCCTTTTTAGTTACATAACACTATCTGTTTCAGGTCAACAACACGAATTTGGTATCATGAAAGCCTTGGGAGCCAAACAAAAAACTATTACTAAAATTATTTTTTGCCAAGCAAGCCTAATAATCTTAGTTAGTGGATTAATCGGTGTTTCTGCAGGGTTGTTTATTACTTTTGAATTTTTGCTTCCGGATCCGGTTATTTCAACATCAACAGTTCGTTCTGTTATTATAACGCTAAGCGTAATTTTGGGATTATTGTGCATTTCAAGTTTGTATCCTGCTTTAAAAACAACAAAAAAGACAGTGATTAGTGGGCTTTCAGCAAATGGTTAA
- a CDS encoding restriction endonuclease, producing the protein MTAQTNVIVASLKHTVNGRAIKQIIAREAKVPVQVASNILDRLYEYGLIKYDNEQIDLSSNQRVKLALYAINQGTDVESICKVLEWKEFENFTARIFEKNSFGVKRNFRFKAAQRRWEIDVVAYTEPIIVCVDCKRWRRGWGNSAVKRVAAEQAKRTQVFADSLHFLQQKLDLSNWKQATVFPAILSLFPGPVKFYNKVPVVPILQIQNFVDEFLGHQKELQHFKAKLGPKISDYRDEPC; encoded by the coding sequence ATGACTGCTCAAACAAATGTGATTGTAGCCTCCCTCAAGCACACTGTTAATGGACGTGCAATTAAACAGATTATTGCTCGTGAAGCAAAGGTTCCTGTTCAGGTTGCCAGTAACATTTTGGATAGGCTTTATGAGTATGGGCTTATCAAATATGACAATGAACAAATTGATCTTTCTTCGAACCAGAGAGTCAAACTTGCCCTTTATGCAATCAATCAAGGAACAGATGTTGAAAGTATTTGTAAGGTTCTGGAATGGAAAGAATTTGAAAACTTTACTGCCCGAATTTTTGAAAAAAACAGTTTTGGGGTTAAAAGAAATTTCAGATTCAAAGCAGCCCAACGTAGATGGGAAATAGATGTTGTCGCATATACTGAACCAATTATTGTTTGCGTAGATTGTAAACGTTGGCGACGGGGTTGGGGAAATTCAGCTGTAAAACGGGTTGCCGCTGAACAGGCCAAACGTACACAAGTTTTTGCAGATTCATTGCATTTTTTGCAACAAAAACTAGACTTGAGCAATTGGAAACAAGCAACAGTTTTTCCTGCTATCTTGTCTTTGTTTCCAGGTCCCGTCAAATTTTACAATAAGGTACCAGTCGTTCCGATTCTGCAAATTCAAAACTTTGTTGATGAATTTCTTGGACACCAAAAAGAATTGCAACATTTCAAAGCTAAACTGGGACCAAAAATATCTGATTATCGTGATGAACCCTGTTAA
- the cofE gene encoding coenzyme F420-0:L-glutamate ligase gives MKKVEVFPVTSLPIIKEGDDLAYLICDAAEKQGTPIQNGDVIVATHVIVSRAEGAVVDLETIEPSEFAKNIAKTADKDPRLVEVVLRSSKTIVRMQKGKLITESKQGIVCANSGIDQSNVPGNTIVALLPEDADKSAQQIRKRVHELTGKDIAVIVSDTHGRPLRHGEINIALGTSGFTPLRDRRGEKDLFGYKIRIKRTAIADELASAAELVIGQTDEGIPVAIIRGYDYPKSETAKATIMTRAPEEDLFI, from the coding sequence TTGAAAAAAGTTGAAGTATTTCCAGTAACAAGTTTACCCATTATAAAAGAAGGCGATGATTTAGCATATTTGATATGTGACGCAGCAGAAAAACAAGGAACCCCTATTCAGAATGGTGACGTAATAGTGGCTACCCACGTGATAGTTTCTCGTGCCGAAGGGGCAGTTGTAGACCTTGAAACGATAGAACCCTCTGAATTTGCAAAAAATATCGCAAAAACAGCAGATAAAGACCCCCGTCTAGTCGAAGTAGTACTGCGATCATCAAAAACTATCGTTCGCATGCAAAAAGGTAAACTTATCACAGAATCAAAGCAAGGAATTGTTTGCGCCAACTCGGGAATTGACCAATCAAATGTCCCTGGAAACACAATTGTAGCTTTGCTTCCGGAAGACGCAGATAAATCTGCCCAACAAATCAGAAAACGCGTACACGAATTAACTGGGAAAGACATTGCAGTTATTGTTTCTGATACTCATGGACGTCCTCTCAGACATGGAGAAATCAATATAGCCCTAGGAACCTCAGGATTTACACCTTTGCGCGATCGCCGGGGAGAAAAAGACCTTTTTGGATATAAAATACGCATAAAAAGAACTGCAATTGCCGATGAATTAGCTTCCGCTGCCGAATTGGTAATTGGACAAACAGATGAAGGCATACCCGTAGCCATAATTAGGGGATACGATTATCCAAAATCTGAAACTGCAAAAGCAACAATCATGACAAGAGCCCCTGAAGAAGACTTGTTCATCTAA
- a CDS encoding molybdenum cofactor guanylyltransferase — protein sequence MLQKSAVIIAGGFSRRFGSDKGLVILRDKPLVRHVIDNISSAVDEILVVVSCEKQKKIFEPIVDQTAKIIIDADESQSPLIGTITGFEVAKGEYSLLVPCDTPLISTKIVQFLFDISPTRKAVIPHWSSGCVEPLQAVYHTRSALEAAKAAIKQDRLDMRSMINNLNNIRYVSTKVLEQFEPELLSFFNVNTPQDLQKAQSVLK from the coding sequence ATGTTGCAGAAATCAGCAGTTATTATTGCAGGTGGATTTTCCAGAAGGTTTGGAAGTGACAAAGGGTTAGTAATTTTAAGAGATAAACCGCTTGTTCGCCATGTAATTGATAACATATCATCGGCAGTTGATGAAATTCTAGTTGTAGTAAGCTGTGAAAAACAGAAAAAAATTTTTGAGCCAATTGTGGACCAAACTGCCAAAATAATTATAGATGCTGACGAATCACAGAGTCCACTTATTGGAACAATAACAGGTTTTGAAGTAGCAAAGGGTGAGTATTCTTTGCTTGTACCCTGTGATACCCCTTTGATTTCAACAAAAATAGTACAGTTTCTTTTTGACATTAGCCCAACAAGAAAAGCTGTAATTCCACATTGGTCAAGTGGATGCGTCGAACCTCTTCAGGCCGTATATCACACCCGATCTGCTTTAGAGGCTGCAAAAGCTGCGATAAAGCAAGACCGTTTAGATATGCGTTCAATGATTAACAACCTGAATAATATACGATACGTGTCAACAAAGGTCTTAGAACAATTTGAACCTGAACTTTTGAGCTTTTTTAACGTGAATACCCCTCAAGATTTGCAGAAGGCACAATCTGTTTTGAAATAA
- a CDS encoding universal stress protein, translating into MFNKILVAIDGSKTADKAMDFAVDLAQKYSAELIIVSVFDVISKSMAVQEMVFSPAGTTKYFEELESFHEHLLETAINKVNKKVKVTKELLTGRAADKIVETANIENVELIVIGSRGLGGIKEIFLGSVSDRVTNEAKCPVLIVKESSKQ; encoded by the coding sequence TTGTTTAATAAGATATTAGTGGCCATTGATGGTTCTAAAACGGCAGATAAAGCAATGGATTTTGCGGTTGATTTAGCTCAAAAATATTCTGCGGAACTGATTATTGTTAGCGTTTTTGATGTTATATCTAAATCTATGGCTGTTCAAGAGATGGTCTTTTCTCCTGCAGGGACAACGAAATATTTTGAAGAGCTAGAATCATTCCATGAGCACTTACTTGAAACTGCAATAAATAAAGTCAATAAAAAAGTAAAAGTAACAAAAGAATTGTTAACTGGACGCGCAGCAGATAAGATAGTTGAAACAGCTAACATTGAAAATGTTGAGTTGATTGTTATTGGAAGCAGGGGTTTAGGTGGAATAAAAGAGATTTTTCTTGGAAGCGTCAGTGACCGCGTCACAAATGAAGCAAAATGTCCAGTGCTTATAGTAAAAGAAAGCAGTAAACAATAA
- a CDS encoding DUF2284 domain-containing protein has protein sequence MNSRSQFSFLTDLAIELGASETKIVPASEIIVENRVVLKCRVGCKHYGKTLMCPPYAPSIEDFRKIITEYSYVLLFKFKSKSELTPDVAKLLSKNDNDPTLTEEMREKIRSFWASWKQDKLHLLKMVRDLEREAMNKGYSMAVGFTTGSCLVCKDCNLKQKICRHPDQARYTAQSVGVNVKQTLENAGIPIPFPMKGAPETFGMVLID, from the coding sequence ATGAATTCTAGATCTCAATTTAGTTTTCTTACCGATTTAGCCATTGAATTAGGTGCATCTGAAACAAAAATAGTGCCTGCATCCGAGATTATTGTTGAGAATCGTGTTGTTCTCAAATGCCGTGTGGGCTGTAAACATTACGGAAAAACGTTAATGTGTCCACCTTACGCTCCAAGTATTGAAGATTTCAGGAAAATCATAACTGAATACAGTTATGTGCTACTCTTCAAGTTCAAAAGCAAATCAGAACTAACTCCTGATGTTGCTAAACTTCTTTCAAAAAACGACAACGACCCCACTTTAACTGAAGAAATGCGTGAAAAAATTCGTTCATTTTGGGCTTCATGGAAACAAGACAAGCTACACTTATTGAAAATGGTTCGTGATCTAGAAAGAGAAGCAATGAACAAAGGCTATAGCATGGCAGTTGGGTTCACTACGGGTTCTTGTTTGGTTTGTAAAGACTGTAATCTTAAACAAAAAATATGTCGCCACCCTGACCAAGCACGTTATACTGCTCAATCTGTAGGTGTCAACGTCAAACAAACTTTAGAAAACGCTGGAATTCCCATTCCTTTCCCCATGAAGGGCGCCCCTGAAACTTTTGGCATGGTATTAATTGATTAA